In Torulaspora globosa chromosome 1, complete sequence, a genomic segment contains:
- the AMA1 gene encoding Ama1p (ancestral locus Anc_5.104) — protein MYPSDRKRPSTAQDEVHERRKSGCYPRRTRLTAGAAVGGKGLDRYIPQVASKKAYRASPSLKKFDVRDPELMERSPSPERLSSPGFFNDLRSTGHYEAITGRERIGDSTSVTEPSVSGVVSTTTVGTETPNLSFEQKRHREYIADSLGFQSPQRVFQFAGCVSKSRNDHSGGSSKLQSVHGSVAQHHHYLTVDPLTTALPPSKAMAHLATTAFSGMSQSRSFVSDEGAKRPAKRLKSHIPYRVLDAPCLRNDFYSNLISWSKSTDNIMVGLGCSVYMWSDKHGAVPVLSHDYLNRKHDIVTCVSFCPQNALFVVGTKQGRVLLFDQDVCLKRRRLEGEALKPLCEYQSTTLRGISCVQWLHRGKGTNLLVGEECGDVSYLAVKETLRLLDTNFAGQNESESRRGQATQLLDYAEEYQNFKLQFISRFQAQSQQVCGTFLSNTLAPKLGRILTVITLKGYL, from the coding sequence AAGTTCATGAACGGAGAAAGTCTGGTTGCTACCCGAGAAGGACAAGACTGACGGCGGGTGCTGCTGTCGGCGGCAAGGGGTTGGACCGGTATATACCACAGGTTGCCTCGAAAAAGGCGTACAGGGCGTCTCCATCGCTTAAAAAGTTTGATGTTAGGGATCCGGAGCTGATGGAGCGATCTCCGTCTCCTGAGAGGCTGTCGAGCCCcggtttcttcaacgaTTTGCGAAGTACTGGACATTACGAAGCGATCACGGGCAGAGAAAGGATTGGCGATTCCACGTCGGTCACCGAGCCCTCTGTCTCGGGAGTCGTTTCCACTACAACGGTCGGAACGGAGACTCCGAACTTGTCATTTGAGCAAAAACGTCATCGAGAGTACATCGCCGATTCATTGGGGTTTCAGTCTCCTCAGAGAGTGTTCCAGTTTGCAGGTTGCGTTTCAAAGAGTCGTAACGATCATAGCGGGGGTTCTTCCAAGCTGCAGAGCGTTCACGGATCTGTAGCCCAGCACCACCACTATCTTACAGTGGATCCGTTGACTACAGCTTTGCCGCCGAGCAAGGCTATGGCGCATCTAGCGACCACCGCGTTCTCAGGGATGAGCCAAAGCCGGTCATTTGTCTCGGACGAGGGTGCCAAGCGGCCTGCCAAGCGGCTTAAATCACACATTCCCTACCGCGTTCTAGATGCTCCTTGTCTGAGGAATGACTTCTACTCGAATTTGATCTCTTGGTCGAAGAGCACAGACAACATCATGGTGGGCCTGGGATGCTCAGTGTACATGTGGTCCGACAAGCATGGTGCAGTGCCGGTGCTAAGTCACGACTACCTGAATCGCAAGCATGACATCGTTACATGCGTATCATTCTGCCCTCAGAACGCACTCTTCGTCGTTGGTACTAAACAGGGCCGAGTTTTGTTATTTGATCAAGACGTATGCTTGAAACGACGCCGGCTCGAAGGAGAAGCGCTGAAACCTCTCTGCGAATATCAGTCGACGACACTCAGAGGGATTAGCTGCGTGCAATGGCTTCACAGAGGCAAGGGAACCAATTTATTGGTAGGAGAAGAGTGTGGAGATGTTAGCTATCTTGCAGTTAAGGAAACACTGCGACTTCTAGATACTAACTTTGCCGGTCAAAATGAATCTGAAAGTCGCAGAGGTCAGGCAACACAGCTTTTAGATTATGCCGAGGAATACCAAAATTTTAAGTTACAATTCATTTCCAGGTTCCAGGCACAGTCTCAACAGGTTTGCGGTACGTTTTTGTCGAATACCCTGGCGCCAAAGTTGGGCCGAATACTAACTGTCATAACACTAAAGGGCTATCTCTGA